The stretch of DNA CGACTTCTGTCAGGACCGCCGCGAAGAGGTGATCCGCTACGTGCAGGAGAAATACGGGCGCGAGCAGGTGGCGCAGATCATCACCTTCGGTACGTTGCAGGCACGTGCTGTGCTGCGTGATGTCGGTCGCGTGCTTGAAATGCCGTATGGGCAGGTGGACCGGCTGTGCAAGCTGGTGCCGCAGAACCCGGCTAATCCGGTATCGCTGGCTCAGGCCATTGATACCGAACCCAAAATTGTCGAGGAACGCGACAAGGAGCCGGTGGTCGGACGTCTGCTTGACATGGCACTGAAGCTCGAAGGCCTGTACCGCCACGCCTCGACCCATGCGGCCGGTATCGTGATTGGTGACCGTCCGCTCTCGGAACTGGTGCCGATGTATCGCGATCCGCGTTCCGACATGCCGGTCACCCAGTTCAACATGAAATGGGTCGAGCAGGCGGGGCTGGTCAAGTTCGACTTTCTGGGCCTGAAAACGCTGACGGTTCTGGACACGGCAGTTAAGCTCGTCGCCCGCAAGGGCATCAAGGTTGATCTTTCGCATCTGCCGCTTGATGACGAACCGACGTATGAGATGCTCTCGCGCGGCGAAACGGTCGGCGTGTTCCAGGTGGAAAGTGCCGGTATGCGCAAGGCGCTGCTTGGCATGCGTCCCGACCGGATCGAGGATATTATCGCACTTGTGGCGCTTTATCGTCCCGGTCCCATGGAAAACATTCCGACCTATAATGCGCGTAAGAACGGCGAAGAGGAAATTGCTTCCGTTCACCCAAAAATCGATCATCTGATCAAGGAAACGCAGGGCGTTATCGTTTATCAGGAACAGGTGATGCAGATCGCGCAGGAGCTTTCGGGCTATTCGCTCGGTGAAGCCGATCTCTTGCGCCGTGCCATGGGTAAGAAAATTCGTGCCGAAATGGACCAGCAGCGCGTGCGTTTCGTCGATGGTGCGCTTGAAAACGGCCTCGACAAGGCGCAGGCGAATATGATTTTCGACCTGCTTGCCAAGTTTGCCGATTACGGTTTCAACAAATCGCACGCGGCAGCCTACGCCATCGTTTCCTACCAGACCGCCTATATGAAGGCGCATTATCCGGTCGAGTTTCTGGCCGCCTCGATGACCTATGATATGTCGAATACAGACAAGCTCAATGATTTCCGCCGCGAGGCCAATCGTCTGGGCATCGAGGTGGTGCCGCCTTCGGTCATGACCTCCTTCCGCCCGTTTGAGGTGGGTGAAAAGCAGATTTTCTATTCGCTCGCAGCCATCAAAGGCGTGGGTGAGGCGGCAGTCGATCACATTGCCGATGTGCGTGCGCAAAAGCCCTATGAAAGCCTTGAGGATTTTTGCGAGCGCGTTGATCCTAGGATCGTCAATCGCCGGGTGCTCGAAAGCCTGATTAATGCCGGTGCCATGGATTGTTTCGGGCGTGAGCGTCCGGCCATGAGTGCGGGCATGGATCGCATCATGGGCTTTTCCCAGCGCACCCAGGAAAACGCGGCAAGCGGCCAGTCGGATATTTTTGGCCTTTCGGGCGCACCGAAGGAAACACTAATTCTGCCGCAGGCCGCTCCCTGGTTGCCATCGGAAATGCTGCATCGCGAATTTCAGGCGGTCGGCTTTTATCTTTCCGCCCATCCACTCGATGAATATCGCTCCGTGCTCGATCGAATGCGCGTTCAAAGCTGGGCCGATTTTTCTGCAGCCGTCAAACGCGGCGCCAATGCGGGGCGTCTCGCAGGCACGGTGACAGCGCGGCAGGAACGCAAGACGCGCACCGGCAACAAGATGGGCATCGTGCAGTTTTCTGACGCGAGCGGTCAGTTCGAGGGCGTGCTGTTCTCGGAAGGTCTGGCGCAATATCGCGATCTTTTGGAAAGCGGCAAGTCGGTGGTCATCACGGTTCAGGCCGAAGATCGCCCGGAAGGGATCGGCCTGCGTATCCAGACGGTACAATCGCTGGAGGACGAAGCCTGCCGTATGCAGAAGGCACTCAGGCTTTATCTGCGCTCAGCCGAAGCCGTTCGTCATATTGCCCCGCATTTCAACACGCGCGGCGATGGTCAGGTGAGCCTGATCGTCATCAAGGAAAATGGCCAGCGCGAAGTGGAGATCGAACTGCCGCATCGCTATCGCGTCAGCCCGCAGATCGCCAGTGCCATGAAAGCTATTCCGGGCGTGATCGATGTCGAGCTTGTTTAAGTGGGCTAAGCCAGACAATATCTGTGCCGTTTCGCTATGTTCGACTGAAAAGGCCTGTTTATTCGTATCTGATCCGCAGTTTTAAGGCTTTAATAGGGGGCAAGACATGCTCTTGGGTAGTAAAACTGTGTTATTTACACCCATTCCCAGCAAAATGGGCTGAACGAAGGAGTCGTCCAGCCCTCTGCATTATTAATAAGCGGCGGTGAAACGTGCGCGAATATGCTTGTTCTGCTCGGCTTCATCCACAATGGCGACCGCCAGATCGGCAGCGGAAATAATGCTTTCGCCCTTGTCATCAAACACCGGTTCATCGGTGCCAAGGCGGTATTTTCCCGTGCGTTCGCCCGGTTGCAGCGTGATGGCGGGGGACACGAATGTCCATTCAAGTCCGTCTTCGTTACGCAGTTCTTCAAGCGCTTGACGTGCACCAAGCGCACCTTCTTTCCACTCTGCTGGAAATTCAGGTGAATCAACAAGTTGCTGTCCGTTTATCGATAGGCTACCGGCACCGCCAACCGCTATCACGCGCTTGATGCCTGCCTTTTTGGCGGCTTCATTGATGGAACGGCTGCCCTTGATGTGGTTCTCGCGAATATTGCTGTCGCCCCAGCCCGGATTGAATGCGGAAATGACCAGATCATGCCCGGTAATCTGCCTTGCCAGCGCTTCAGCATCGAAAACATCCGCTTTTTCTGCCGTGACATTCGTAGCGTTCTCGACATTCTCCGGATGACGCACAAGCGCTGTAACACTGTGTCCGCGAGACGACGCCTCTTTCAATATTTCCGTTCCGACAAAGCCGGTTGCGCCGATCAATGCGATTTTAGCCATGATGTTTCCTTTCTAGCGTTGGGTGTATTTCATAACAAGGTTACTTATGATAACCATATAGCGCAGGACCGAATGTTCGTGAAGAACGCACTTTGACATGAGCAGAGCACTTCAAAGTAACTGTCGTAGAAATAGCTAGAGCATAATGCGATCGTCGTGAAACGAGCATCGATTAGATTATGATATGAATACAAGGAGTTGAGGTGTGCCGGTCTTATTCAAACAGATCGAATACGCTCCAGAAAAACAATGACTATATCCACGCTTCCATGCGCTGAAACGCCCTTGCTTTCCTCTACCCCGGCATTTGAAGAGGACGGAAATGGTTCTTGTCCGATACGGGATGTGCTCGATCGGGTGGGAGACACCTGGAGCATATTGGTTGTCTTCAATCTGCAAGGTGGACCTAAGCGTTTCAATGCATTACGTCGAGAAATTGAAGGTATATCTCAGCGTATGTTGACAGTTACCTTGCGTTCCCTTGAGCGTGATGGTCTGGTTTCACGCCATGTCCGGCCCGTATCGCCGCCGGAAGTGGAATATGCGCTAACCGATATTGGCCATTCGCTGGCAGGTCCAATTAATAGTCTCGGGCAGTGGGCAGTCGTCAATCGTGCCGCATTGAGCACGGCGCGTTCACAGTTTGATCGCGAACGGGAATAGCCCGGAACGACTCTTTGAACATTGCGTTTTCTAATTAGAATCGCAAATTTTCAGGAGGATGCCATGCCCGCTAAATCGCAAGCCCAGCAAAAGGCAGCAGGCGCTGCCTTAGCAGCCAAGCGCGGCGACACGAAAGTCAAGGACCTCGTAGGCGCGTCAAAGGAGATGTATGAATCCATGTCCGAAAAGCAGCTGGAAGAGTTTGCAGAGACGAAGCACAAGGGCCTGCCAGAAAAGAAAAGCTCCTGATTTGGTGTCAGGAGCTTGAATGTTTTTTATTGTGCGTCCTTTGTTTTGACGAACTCAATCGCTGTGAGCTTTCCGTCTGTAATGCCACAACGCAGATTGATACCATCCCATTGATAGCCGGTCGCCTTAATACGCGCTTCGCCTGGCACTGTCAGAATCGATGAGACCTTGCGCGGATCTTCGTCGCTGAATTTCGCGGCTTTCTGGCTGGTTTGTGCCGCCGCCAAGTCATCCTTGGTAAAGCCGAGCTGATCGTATTTCTTGTCTTTTTTGACGAAATCATAAGCCGCAGCAACGCAATCCGCCACTTGCGGTGAAGCCTGCTGATCTTTGATCAATGTTTGATAATTGCCAGTAAAATCCTTTGAGCGAGTGGGAATCTTGGCTGCATTGGCTGCGGCTGTAAAGCCAAGTGCGACAGTGGTGGTTAGTATAAATTTAATCAACTTCATGCCCGAATCCTTTTGAAATGCCCTCCATTTTATCAGGAAGGCATCAAATTGAAATACGGATAAGCTTAGAGCGTTAATCTGTATTTATTTATGAGTATCGTGTGGTTACGATGATTATTGACACAGACGGGTGAGACAGGTTTTCCCATGACAGCCCTGATCCAGATGCATGTTTGTCTTGTGTGCGGCATCGCCATCCGGTCCGATCACGGTCATGAACATTTTGCAGCTTGCGCCATGAACTGCCCGCCAGAAGGCTTTTTCCTTGTCTGAACCCTGCCATCCGCTTTCAAGCTGTGTTTGGCTTCCATCGGACAAGGTGAAAGACATGATGTCGAGCGCATTCGCGAATGCGTGTTCGGAAACCCGCCCCCTTGAAGCGCCGTTGACCTTGCGGCACTTATAGTCTGAACCGGTGCCGATTTCGCTGATCTTGATGTCTTTTCCATATACGTCGCGGACAGCCTTGTTGACCTCGATACTCCATTGCGCCAGCGTCACGGCCATGGCGCAATTTGTCGTAACCGGATTCGTGAATTTTAATGGCTGCTCCTTGCCGATTGCGCTTAGCAATAAAGGGGAATGAACACCGCATTGCGCGTCATCGTTGATGGGGGGCAGCAGCTTTCCCTCGACTTCGCCTGCAATCAGGGCTGGACAAGCCACCTGATAGACGCGCTCGTCCTTTGCAGATTTTTCGGCCTGTTTGTTGTCGGCAGGCTTATCATCTGACTTCTCTGGGGCGTTTACCCGTGGTTCAGTGTTCTGCCTTGCCGGTTTTTCCTCAGGCTTGACCGGAACCGGGTCAGTCTTGTCGTCTGCCGGTTGCACTGGTGCTGGTTGATCAGGTTTCTGCTCGGGAACCGGAATTGGGACGGCCACAGACTGTGAAGAAGGGGACGCAGAAGAAGCTGCGGGCTTGGACTGTATCTTGCTTTTGCTTCGTTTCTGTTCTGTGCGTCTGGTTTGCTTTTTTCCAGAGGCCTGCTTTTTGCGAGCCTGTGCTTTTTGCGCATCGCGTTTAAGAATGTTTTCGATGAATGTTTGGGCTTTTGCCGGGGCCGCCCCCAGGCCCAATGCATGGACAGGCATAAGAAAACCAAGCCCTAGAATGGCGGCGATGACCGTTTTGCTGAAGGGCAGGAAAAATCTGGCCATGCACACCTCGTTGAAAGTAAGTCGTGACAGTTGCAGGAGCATAATGACCGGATGCGGGGCCGTGTTCCTTCACGCTTGATGGCAAAATGTTGCAAACGGGTGTGTAAGTACGCAAACTGTACGTATGTCGGGGCTTTCTGGCGGTTCTAACTTGACAATAGCACATGCGCATGACTAAAAGCCGCCATCGCTGGTGCTGTGATGGTGCCGGCGTTTCATTTGACGTGTCCCGTGGATGAGGATCGCACTTGCGCACTTCATCCTGTCAGTCCTCGAAAACCGAGGGCAGAGGAGGGCGCGTTTCCTGTATGCGCCACATGGCGCTAATAATTTTAAAGGAAATGCGATGAGCAAGCGCGAATCTGCAAAATACAAGATCGACCGCCGTCTCGGCGAAAACATCTGGGGCCGCCCAAAATCCCCGGTCAACCGTCGTGAATATGGCCCCGGCCAGCACGGCCAGCGCCGCAAGGGCAAGCTGTCGGATTTCGGCGTACAGCTGCGTGCCAAGCAGAAGCTCAAGGGTTTCTACGGCGATATCTCCGAAAAGCAGTTCCGCAAGACCTATGACGAAGCCGCTCGCCGTAAGGGTGACACCGGTGAAAATCTGATCGGTCTGTTGGAATCGCGTCTGGACGCTGTCGTTTATCGCGCAAAGTTCGTTCCGACGATCTTCGCCGCTCGTCAGTTCATCAACCACGGCCACGTCAATGTGAACGGCCGTCGCGTCAACATCCAGTCCTACCGCCTGAAGGCCGGTGACGTTGTTGAAGTGCGCGAAAAGTCCAAGCAGCTCGTGATCGTTCTTGAAGCCGTTCAGCTCGCAGAACGTGACGTTCCTGATTACGTCGAAGTCGACCACAACAAGATGGTTGCGACCTATGGTCGTGTTCCGACCCTTTCTGACGTGCCTTATGCCGTTCAGATGGAACCGAACCTCGTGGTCGAATTCTACTCGCGTTAATTTTTCACCTTCGGGCGAATTAAAGCAAAGAAATGGCCGTCCATGGTTTCCCCATGGACGGCTTTTCTGTATGAAACAGAAAACTCATTTGTTCCGGGAAGCATCATGCCAGCTTTCGATCAAGACATTGCCGCAGATGGTGGCGACGGTTGCCATCCGCTTTTCCGCGACGTGCCTACAACGGTTGAATTCAACAAGCTGCGCAAGCGGCTTTTGCGGCTCACACGACAGGCGCTTGATGATTTTGCCATGGTGAAGCCCGGTGAGCGCTGGATGGTTTGTCTTTCAGGCGGCAAAGATTCCTATGGCCTGCTAGCGCTGCTGCTCGATCTTAAATGGCGCGGGCTTTTGCCTGTAGAGCTTCTGGCCGTCAATCTGGATCAGGGCCAGCCGAATTTCCCAAAGCATATCCTGCCGGAATTCCTCAATCGCTATGGCATCGAACACCGTATCGAATATCAGGATACCTATTCAATCGTCACAGAAAAACTGCCAGAAAATAGCACCTATTGTTCGCTATGCTCACGTCTGCGCCGCGGCAATCTTTACCGCATTGCACGTGAAGAAGGCTGTTCGGCGGTGGTTCTTGGCCATCATCGCGAAGACATTCTCGAAACTTTTTTCATGAACCTGTTTCATGGCGGGCGGCTAGCCGCCATGCCGCCCAAGCTTGTCAATGATGAGGGTGATCTGATGCTGTTCCGTCCGCTTGCCTATGCGGCGGAAGAGGATATGGAAA from Brucella sp. BE17 encodes:
- a CDS encoding NAD(P)-dependent oxidoreductase produces the protein MAKIALIGATGFVGTEILKEASSRGHSVTALVRHPENVENATNVTAEKADVFDAEALARQITGHDLVISAFNPGWGDSNIRENHIKGSRSINEAAKKAGIKRVIAVGGAGSLSINGQQLVDSPEFPAEWKEGALGARQALEELRNEDGLEWTFVSPAITLQPGERTGKYRLGTDEPVFDDKGESIISAADLAVAIVDEAEQNKHIRARFTAAY
- a CDS encoding helix-turn-helix domain-containing protein, translated to MTISTLPCAETPLLSSTPAFEEDGNGSCPIRDVLDRVGDTWSILVVFNLQGGPKRFNALRREIEGISQRMLTVTLRSLERDGLVSRHVRPVSPPEVEYALTDIGHSLAGPINSLGQWAVVNRAALSTARSQFDRERE
- a CDS encoding DUF3008 family protein, translating into MPAKSQAQQKAAGAALAAKRGDTKVKDLVGASKEMYESMSEKQLEEFAETKHKGLPEKKSS
- the dnaE gene encoding DNA polymerase III subunit alpha, whose translation is MSDAASAGLSTSVVVTTPRFVHLRAHSAYSLLEGALQVGKIIKQAVADEAPAIAITDTNNLFGALEFAQKASKEGLQPIIGCQLDVGFGDHSDNGRSANRRLALDLAPMVLLAATEEGYANIVRLVSRAYLDTPAGDPVHIEANWLAELSRDVILLTGGPLGPLGRSFTADRPDRARARLTYLKEYFGDRLYVELQRQSGYDRGLEAKTIAAAYDLQLPLVATNEAFFLQSEDFEAHDALLAIAEGQILSNDNRRRLTPDHYLKSRAEMAKLFADLPEALENTVEIALRCHWYTQTRKPILPRFTGESDDPEAAVAAEASELARQAREGLRMRLDTVGLADGYTEQHYAERLEYEIGIITRMKFPGYFLIVADFIKWAKAHDIPVGPGRGSGAGSLVAYALTITDVDPLRFSLLFERFLNPDRVSMPDFDIDFCQDRREEVIRYVQEKYGREQVAQIITFGTLQARAVLRDVGRVLEMPYGQVDRLCKLVPQNPANPVSLAQAIDTEPKIVEERDKEPVVGRLLDMALKLEGLYRHASTHAAGIVIGDRPLSELVPMYRDPRSDMPVTQFNMKWVEQAGLVKFDFLGLKTLTVLDTAVKLVARKGIKVDLSHLPLDDEPTYEMLSRGETVGVFQVESAGMRKALLGMRPDRIEDIIALVALYRPGPMENIPTYNARKNGEEEIASVHPKIDHLIKETQGVIVYQEQVMQIAQELSGYSLGEADLLRRAMGKKIRAEMDQQRVRFVDGALENGLDKAQANMIFDLLAKFADYGFNKSHAAAYAIVSYQTAYMKAHYPVEFLAASMTYDMSNTDKLNDFRREANRLGIEVVPPSVMTSFRPFEVGEKQIFYSLAAIKGVGEAAVDHIADVRAQKPYESLEDFCERVDPRIVNRRVLESLINAGAMDCFGRERPAMSAGMDRIMGFSQRTQENAASGQSDIFGLSGAPKETLILPQAAPWLPSEMLHREFQAVGFYLSAHPLDEYRSVLDRMRVQSWADFSAAVKRGANAGRLAGTVTARQERKTRTGNKMGIVQFSDASGQFEGVLFSEGLAQYRDLLESGKSVVITVQAEDRPEGIGLRIQTVQSLEDEACRMQKALRLYLRSAEAVRHIAPHFNTRGDGQVSLIVIKENGQREVEIELPHRYRVSPQIASAMKAIPGVIDVELV
- a CDS encoding extensin family protein translates to MPVHALGLGAAPAKAQTFIENILKRDAQKAQARKKQASGKKQTRRTEQKRSKSKIQSKPAASSASPSSQSVAVPIPVPEQKPDQPAPVQPADDKTDPVPVKPEEKPARQNTEPRVNAPEKSDDKPADNKQAEKSAKDERVYQVACPALIAGEVEGKLLPPINDDAQCGVHSPLLLSAIGKEQPLKFTNPVTTNCAMAVTLAQWSIEVNKAVRDVYGKDIKISEIGTGSDYKCRKVNGASRGRVSEHAFANALDIMSFTLSDGSQTQLESGWQGSDKEKAFWRAVHGASCKMFMTVIGPDGDAAHKTNMHLDQGCHGKTCLTRLCQ
- the ttcA gene encoding tRNA 2-thiocytidine(32) synthetase TtcA; translated protein: MPAFDQDIAADGGDGCHPLFRDVPTTVEFNKLRKRLLRLTRQALDDFAMVKPGERWMVCLSGGKDSYGLLALLLDLKWRGLLPVELLAVNLDQGQPNFPKHILPEFLNRYGIEHRIEYQDTYSIVTEKLPENSTYCSLCSRLRRGNLYRIAREEGCSAVVLGHHREDILETFFMNLFHGGRLAAMPPKLVNDEGDLMLFRPLAYAAEEDMEKFATAMQFPIIPCDLCGSQEGLQRNAMKAMLADIEKRMPGRKDTMIRAMTNVRPSHLLDRKLFDFAGLTISGDEDIAIAV
- the rpsD gene encoding 30S ribosomal protein S4 — translated: MSKRESAKYKIDRRLGENIWGRPKSPVNRREYGPGQHGQRRKGKLSDFGVQLRAKQKLKGFYGDISEKQFRKTYDEAARRKGDTGENLIGLLESRLDAVVYRAKFVPTIFAARQFINHGHVNVNGRRVNIQSYRLKAGDVVEVREKSKQLVIVLEAVQLAERDVPDYVEVDHNKMVATYGRVPTLSDVPYAVQMEPNLVVEFYSR